From Pseudodesulfovibrio alkaliphilus, one genomic window encodes:
- a CDS encoding sulfide/dihydroorotate dehydrogenase-like FAD/NAD-binding protein produces MGYTIVEKQELIPGQTTMMVIDAPQIASKARPGNFVMIRTSERGERIPLTIADRDSARGTITIVFLVVGKTTADLATLNQGDQILDVCGPLGRPTHIEPSGTVVCVGGGTGIAAMHHIAKGHAEAGNRVIAVVGARSKDLLLFCSELSTLCPELRIATDDGSAGHKGFVTEVLKDILDSGEKIAEVVAVGPVPMMEAVSRVTLPYGVKTTVSLNSIMVDGVGMCGACRCTVGGKTLFACVDGPEFDGHAVDYAELRARLWQFRDQEQGAMERFSRECRCDG; encoded by the coding sequence ATGGGTTATACCATCGTCGAAAAACAGGAGCTGATCCCGGGCCAGACCACCATGATGGTCATTGACGCCCCGCAGATCGCCAGCAAGGCCCGACCGGGCAACTTTGTCATGATCAGGACCTCGGAACGCGGCGAGCGCATTCCCCTGACCATCGCCGACCGCGACAGCGCTCGCGGCACCATCACCATCGTCTTTCTCGTGGTGGGCAAGACCACGGCGGATCTCGCCACCCTGAACCAGGGCGACCAGATCCTCGATGTCTGCGGCCCCCTTGGCCGGCCCACGCACATAGAGCCGTCCGGCACCGTGGTCTGCGTCGGCGGCGGCACCGGCATCGCGGCCATGCACCACATCGCCAAGGGCCACGCCGAAGCGGGCAACCGGGTCATCGCCGTGGTCGGCGCCCGCAGCAAGGACCTGCTGCTCTTTTGCTCAGAGCTTTCCACATTGTGCCCTGAGCTGCGCATTGCAACGGACGACGGGTCGGCCGGGCACAAGGGGTTTGTCACCGAGGTGCTCAAGGACATTCTCGACTCCGGGGAGAAGATCGCCGAGGTGGTGGCCGTCGGCCCGGTGCCCATGATGGAGGCCGTCAGCCGCGTGACCCTGCCCTATGGCGTGAAAACCACGGTCTCGCTCAATTCGATCATGGTGGACGGTGTGGGCATGTGCGGCGCGTGCCGCTGCACCGTGGGCGGCAAGACCCTGTTCGCCTGCGTGGACGGTCCCGAGTTCGACGGCCATGCCGTGGACTATGCCGAACTCCGGGCACGACTCTGGCAGTTCAGGGACCAGGAGCAGGGAGCCATGGAACGGTTCAGCAGGGAGTGTCGCTGCGATGGCTGA
- the acs gene encoding acetate--CoA ligase, with the protein MDQSGALDSLLTEERVLRPLPQLVIEANINPQELEAARKFAAMDPLGYWEEAADELDWFKKWDQVLDDKDAPFYRWFAGARCNIVYNALDRHIETANKNRLALIWEGEPGDSRKYTYFELYREVNRFANALRSLGVRKGDRVVIYMPPLPETVIAMLATAKIGAIHSLVFAGFSAKALRQRINDCQAKLLITADGFYRNGQIINLKETADAALVGSCAECVESMVVVRRCNIGTEMTDGRDFHYDDLVRQERNEAPTEVMDAADPLFLLHTSGTTGKPKGIVHSHAGYMVGVHRSLTSVFDIKPTDIFWSTADPGWVTGHSAGIYGPLLAGTTSVMYEGHPNYPQADRLWSIVARYGVTIFYTVPTMVRMLMRFGAQYPKQHDLSSLRLLGSVGEPISPETWIWLYKNIGRSECPVLDTWWQTETGMFMIAPLPISLLKPGSVTKPLPGVEVDVVDREGNSMPPGKGGLLVVTKPWPAMMTGLWNDDDRYKEYWTKIPGVYYAGDVARRDEDGYIWMQGRADDVINIAGHRIGSAEVEAAFAAHPAVCEVAVIGMPDRIKGEAAKAFVVLNDGFEPNDGMIKELKRTVRNELGPVAVVKSVEFRSELPKTRSGKILRRVLKAEDMGHEIGDLTGVDED; encoded by the coding sequence ATGGATCAGTCAGGCGCACTTGACAGCTTGCTTACCGAGGAGCGGGTACTACGCCCGCTGCCCCAGCTGGTCATTGAGGCCAATATCAATCCCCAGGAGCTGGAGGCGGCCCGCAAGTTTGCGGCCATGGACCCCCTTGGCTACTGGGAGGAAGCGGCCGACGAACTGGACTGGTTCAAGAAATGGGACCAGGTACTCGACGACAAGGACGCCCCCTTTTACCGCTGGTTCGCCGGGGCCCGCTGCAACATCGTCTACAACGCGCTCGACCGCCATATCGAGACCGCCAACAAAAACCGGCTGGCCCTGATCTGGGAGGGCGAGCCTGGAGACTCGCGCAAATACACCTATTTCGAGCTGTACCGGGAGGTGAACCGCTTCGCCAACGCCCTGCGCTCCCTTGGTGTGCGCAAGGGCGACAGGGTGGTGATCTACATGCCGCCCCTGCCCGAGACCGTCATCGCCATGCTGGCCACGGCCAAGATCGGGGCCATCCACTCGCTGGTCTTTGCGGGCTTTTCGGCCAAGGCGTTGCGCCAGCGCATCAACGACTGCCAGGCCAAGCTGCTCATCACTGCCGACGGCTTCTACCGCAACGGCCAGATCATCAACCTCAAGGAAACGGCGGACGCGGCCCTGGTCGGCTCCTGCGCCGAATGCGTGGAGTCCATGGTCGTGGTGCGCCGCTGCAACATCGGGACGGAGATGACCGACGGCCGGGACTTCCACTATGATGACCTCGTCCGCCAGGAGCGCAACGAGGCGCCCACCGAGGTCATGGACGCGGCCGATCCGCTCTTCCTGCTCCACACCTCGGGCACCACGGGCAAGCCCAAGGGCATCGTCCATTCCCACGCGGGATACATGGTGGGTGTCCACCGCTCCCTTACCTCGGTTTTTGACATCAAGCCCACGGACATCTTCTGGAGCACGGCCGACCCCGGCTGGGTCACGGGCCACAGCGCAGGCATATACGGACCGCTGTTGGCGGGGACCACCTCGGTCATGTATGAAGGCCATCCCAACTATCCCCAGGCCGACCGTCTCTGGTCCATCGTGGCCCGCTACGGGGTGACGATCTTCTACACCGTGCCCACCATGGTCCGCATGCTCATGCGTTTCGGCGCCCAGTACCCCAAACAGCACGACCTCTCCAGCCTGCGTCTGCTCGGCTCGGTGGGCGAACCCATCTCGCCCGAGACCTGGATATGGCTCTACAAGAACATCGGCCGCAGCGAATGCCCGGTGCTCGATACCTGGTGGCAGACAGAGACCGGCATGTTCATGATCGCGCCCCTGCCCATCTCGCTGCTCAAACCCGGCTCGGTGACCAAGCCCCTGCCCGGCGTGGAGGTCGATGTGGTGGACCGCGAGGGCAACTCCATGCCCCCTGGCAAGGGCGGTCTGCTGGTGGTCACCAAGCCGTGGCCCGCCATGATGACCGGGCTGTGGAACGACGACGACCGCTACAAGGAATACTGGACCAAAATCCCCGGCGTCTACTACGCGGGCGATGTGGCCAGACGCGACGAGGATGGCTACATCTGGATGCAGGGCCGGGCCGACGATGTTATCAACATCGCCGGGCACCGCATCGGCTCGGCCGAGGTGGAGGCCGCATTTGCCGCCCATCCGGCCGTGTGCGAGGTGGCGGTCATCGGCATGCCCGACCGGATCAAGGGCGAGGCGGCCAAGGCCTTTGTGGTCCTCAACGACGGCTTTGAACCGAACGACGGCATGATCAAGGAACTCAAGCGCACCGTGCGCAACGAGCTGGGCCCGGTGGCTGTGGTCAAGTCCGTCGAATTCCGAAGCGAACTGCCCAAGACCCGCTCGGGAAAGATTCTGCGCCGCGTGCTCAAGGCCGAGGACATGGGCCACGAGATCGGCGACCTCACGGGCGTTGACGAAGACTGA
- the gltA gene encoding NADPH-dependent glutamate synthase, which yields MAEMKTKRKIRPRVAMPAQDALARSGNFHEVALGYSPEQALVEAQRCLQCKNPTCQSGCPVEIDIKGFIAALCDDDLAGAYDILRRTNALPAVCGRVCPQEHQCEGACVLGRKHEPVAIGRLERYVADAFLRQAAESPDACRAVTDLDACQPKRVEHRVACIGAGPASLTVAGDLAGRGISVDVFEALHEPGGVLVYGIPEFRLPKDVVAREVDGLKALGVTFHCNWVGGKTVTIDDLFARGYDAVFVGVGAGLPRFLGIPGENLVGVFSANEYLTRVNLGRAYDHLNHDTPAFRARRTVVIGAGNVAMDAARTALRMGSSEVSVVYRRSEAEMPARREEIEHAVEEGVRLRCLCGPLAFHGDNKGGLNGLTVQKMALGEPDASGRCSPVCLEGQTEHLPCDMAVIAVGTRPNPILIEATPDLGLNKWGYVQADKDTGETSIPNVFAGGDIVTGSATVISAMGAGRRAAREIARRLL from the coding sequence ATGGCTGAGATGAAGACCAAACGGAAGATCCGCCCCAGGGTGGCCATGCCCGCCCAGGATGCCCTGGCCCGCTCGGGCAATTTCCATGAGGTGGCCCTGGGCTATTCTCCCGAACAGGCCCTGGTGGAAGCACAGCGCTGCCTGCAATGCAAAAACCCCACCTGCCAGTCGGGCTGCCCCGTGGAAATAGACATCAAGGGCTTCATCGCCGCCCTGTGCGACGACGACCTGGCCGGAGCCTACGACATTCTTAGGCGTACCAATGCCCTGCCCGCCGTCTGTGGCCGGGTCTGTCCCCAGGAACACCAGTGCGAAGGCGCCTGTGTCCTGGGCCGCAAGCACGAACCCGTGGCCATCGGCCGCCTTGAACGCTATGTTGCCGATGCCTTTCTGCGGCAGGCGGCCGAGTCGCCCGACGCCTGCAGGGCTGTCACGGACCTCGACGCCTGCCAGCCGAAACGGGTTGAGCACCGCGTGGCCTGCATCGGCGCCGGTCCGGCCTCGCTGACCGTGGCCGGAGACCTTGCCGGACGCGGCATCTCCGTGGATGTTTTCGAGGCTCTGCACGAACCGGGCGGAGTGCTGGTCTACGGCATCCCGGAATTCCGGCTGCCCAAGGATGTGGTGGCTCGCGAGGTGGACGGACTCAAGGCTCTGGGCGTGACCTTCCACTGCAACTGGGTGGGCGGCAAGACCGTGACCATCGACGACCTTTTCGCCCGGGGCTACGACGCTGTCTTCGTAGGCGTGGGGGCCGGGCTGCCCCGCTTTCTCGGCATTCCCGGCGAAAACCTCGTGGGCGTGTTCTCGGCCAACGAATACCTCACCCGCGTCAACCTCGGCCGCGCCTACGACCATCTCAACCACGACACTCCGGCATTTCGCGCCCGGCGCACCGTGGTCATCGGCGCGGGCAACGTGGCCATGGATGCGGCCCGCACCGCGCTGCGCATGGGGTCAAGCGAAGTCTCGGTGGTCTACCGGCGCAGCGAGGCCGAAATGCCGGCCCGGCGCGAGGAGATCGAACACGCCGTGGAGGAGGGGGTGCGCCTGCGCTGCCTGTGCGGCCCCCTCGCCTTTCACGGCGACAACAAGGGGGGCCTCAATGGGCTGACCGTCCAGAAGATGGCCCTGGGCGAGCCCGATGCCTCGGGCCGGTGCAGCCCGGTCTGCCTTGAGGGACAGACCGAACATCTCCCCTGCGACATGGCCGTCATCGCTGTGGGCACCCGGCCAAACCCCATCCTCATCGAGGCCACGCCCGACCTCGGCCTGAACAAATGGGGCTATGTGCAGGCGGACAAGGATACCGGCGAGACCTCCATCCCCAACGTCTTTGCCGGGGGCGACATCGTCACCGGCTCGGCCACGGTCATCTCGGCCATGGGCGCGGGCCGCCGCGCCGCCCGCGAGATCGCCCGCAGGCTGCTCTAA
- a CDS encoding heavy metal translocating P-type ATPase: protein MKSVQARIKGMHCAACSGRIERTVGGMDGVEAVSVNLASETMDLTYDPLVSSPEAVAGRIAELGFEAQFPAMTAEGGELEELRLDIGGMHCAACSARIERVAGALPGVGSASVNLATNSGSFVFDPARVSRRDIRQAIADAGFTTEVRSEAGNVFETRRREAQERLAAQRRELIPAFAFALPLLILTMGHMWGMPLPGWLDPMHAPATFALVQLGLTLPVVWSGRNFYLQGIPALLRGGPNMDSLVAIGTGAAFVYSLWNTAAMAVADPQAAVHLAMDLYYESAAVLIAMISLGKYFEARSRLKTSDAIRALMQLAPDTATLIRDGRQVVVPVDEVEPGDTLLVKPGERIPVDGEVVDGRSSVDESMLTGEPMPVGKAAGDAVAGGTLNTFGALTVAARRVGRDTMLARIIRMVQEAQGSKAPIANLADRVSFYFVPAVMLLAVASGLAWYFAGGESFPFSLRIFVAVLVIACPCAMGLATPVSIMVGTGRGAQLGVLIKSGRALQEAGGLDTVVFDKTGTLTHGRPELAAVTMVRGTMARTEAVYLAAAAESRSEHPLAQAIVRHARALELDPPEPDAFEAVPGKGIRATIGYRTVLIGNRAFMEDNGISLDDDQFAVDAISHYAGQGATVVFFASENKFNAVFAIADAMRDETPEVVASLKRNGLTPIMLTGDNEVTARVVAERAGIDAVIAGVLPDRKAAEIERLQAEGRKVAMVGDGINDAPALALADIGVAMGSGIDVAVESGDVVLIKSDLRALLTALNLSRATMTNIKQNLFWAFAFNVIGLPVAAGLLHVFGGPTLNPMIAGTAMAMSSVTVVGNALRLRFFNA, encoded by the coding sequence ATGAAATCAGTACAGGCAAGGATCAAGGGCATGCACTGCGCGGCGTGCTCGGGACGTATCGAGCGCACGGTGGGGGGCATGGACGGCGTGGAGGCCGTCTCGGTCAATCTTGCGTCGGAAACCATGGACCTGACCTATGATCCCCTGGTTTCGTCTCCCGAGGCCGTGGCCGGACGCATAGCGGAACTCGGCTTCGAGGCACAGTTTCCGGCCATGACCGCTGAGGGCGGAGAGCTGGAGGAGCTGCGCCTTGATATAGGCGGCATGCACTGCGCGGCCTGCTCGGCCCGCATTGAGCGCGTCGCCGGGGCGCTGCCGGGCGTTGGTTCGGCCTCAGTCAACCTGGCCACCAACTCCGGTTCCTTTGTCTTTGATCCGGCCCGTGTCTCGCGCCGCGACATCCGCCAGGCCATCGCCGACGCCGGATTCACCACCGAGGTCCGCTCCGAGGCGGGCAATGTTTTCGAAACCCGGCGCCGCGAGGCTCAGGAGCGGTTGGCTGCGCAAAGGCGGGAGCTGATCCCTGCCTTTGCCTTTGCCCTGCCGCTGCTGATCCTGACCATGGGCCACATGTGGGGCATGCCCCTGCCCGGCTGGCTCGACCCCATGCACGCGCCCGCCACCTTTGCCCTGGTCCAGCTCGGTCTGACCCTGCCGGTGGTCTGGTCCGGCCGCAACTTCTATCTTCAGGGCATCCCGGCCTTGCTGCGCGGCGGGCCGAACATGGACTCCCTGGTGGCCATCGGCACGGGGGCGGCCTTTGTCTATTCCCTGTGGAACACGGCGGCCATGGCCGTGGCCGATCCACAAGCCGCCGTGCATCTGGCCATGGACCTGTATTACGAGTCCGCGGCCGTGCTCATCGCCATGATTTCTCTTGGCAAGTATTTCGAAGCCCGTTCACGCCTCAAGACCTCGGACGCCATTCGCGCCCTGATGCAGCTGGCCCCGGACACGGCCACCCTGATCCGGGACGGTCGACAGGTGGTCGTGCCCGTGGACGAGGTGGAGCCGGGCGATACCCTGCTTGTCAAACCGGGGGAGCGCATTCCGGTGGATGGCGAGGTCGTGGACGGCCGCTCCAGCGTGGACGAGTCCATGCTCACAGGCGAGCCCATGCCCGTGGGCAAGGCGGCGGGCGACGCCGTGGCGGGCGGCACCCTGAACACCTTTGGGGCCTTGACCGTGGCGGCCCGGCGGGTGGGACGCGACACCATGCTGGCGCGGATCATCCGTATGGTTCAGGAGGCCCAGGGGTCCAAGGCGCCCATCGCCAATCTGGCCGATCGCGTCAGTTTCTACTTTGTTCCGGCCGTGATGCTCCTGGCCGTTGCCTCGGGCTTGGCATGGTATTTTGCGGGCGGGGAGAGTTTTCCCTTTTCCCTGCGCATCTTCGTGGCCGTGCTGGTCATCGCCTGCCCCTGCGCCATGGGGTTGGCCACGCCAGTGTCCATCATGGTCGGCACGGGCCGCGGCGCCCAGCTTGGCGTACTCATCAAGTCGGGCCGGGCGCTCCAGGAGGCGGGCGGGCTCGACACCGTTGTCTTCGACAAGACCGGCACCCTGACCCACGGACGCCCGGAGCTGGCCGCCGTCACCATGGTCCGGGGCACCATGGCCCGGACCGAGGCCGTGTATCTGGCCGCCGCCGCCGAGAGCCGGAGCGAACACCCCCTGGCCCAGGCCATCGTGCGTCACGCCCGTGCCCTCGAGCTGGACCCGCCTGAGCCCGACGCCTTTGAGGCCGTGCCCGGCAAGGGAATCCGGGCCACCATCGGCTACCGCACCGTGCTCATTGGCAACCGCGCCTTCATGGAAGACAACGGCATCTCCCTGGACGACGACCAATTCGCGGTGGACGCCATCAGCCATTACGCGGGCCAGGGCGCCACCGTGGTTTTCTTTGCCAGCGAGAACAAGTTCAACGCCGTTTTCGCCATTGCCGACGCCATGCGCGACGAGACGCCCGAGGTGGTGGCCAGTCTGAAGCGCAACGGGCTGACGCCCATCATGCTTACCGGCGATAATGAGGTCACGGCCCGCGTGGTGGCAGAGCGGGCCGGCATCGACGCGGTCATCGCCGGAGTCCTGCCCGACCGCAAGGCCGCCGAGATCGAGCGGCTCCAGGCCGAGGGGCGCAAGGTGGCCATGGTCGGCGACGGCATCAACGACGCCCCGGCCCTGGCTCTGGCCGACATCGGCGTGGCCATGGGCTCGGGTATTGACGTGGCCGTGGAATCCGGCGACGTGGTGCTCATCAAGAGCGACCTGAGGGCCCTGCTCACGGCCCTGAACCTGTCGCGGGCCACCATGACCAATATCAAGCAGAACCTGTTCTGGGCCTTTGCCTTCAACGTCATCGGCCTGCCCGTGGCCGCCGGGCTGCTCCACGTCTTCGGCGGGCCCACCCTCAACCCCATGATCGCGGGCACGGCCATGGCCATGAGTTCGGTCACGGTGGTGGGCAATGCCCTGCGTTTGCGCTTCTTCAACGCCTGA
- a CDS encoding LytR/AlgR family response regulator transcription factor, giving the protein MPKLKTLLIHPDPEVRTALRDVLEDVRFIQVLGEAVSAFEAMEMLEAIPYGVFFVGVDLPGGASGIEMAQMLAGRKHRPALVFISDTEAHAYAAFELGATDYLLWPPATGRMARTVDRLQNFKTRFREVPAPASFAADPDDPDDEREHTVQLPLPEEEQDTFLAALKSAWDQTGGRRLEIEKLAVSQDGRTILIPYDQIIFVEAFEDYSYVHTANQKFLSSHRLKNLEDRLEPHRFFRVHRKYLVNLDMVTEIASMPGSNFMLRTAGRTRIELPISRRRIAELKKVIGL; this is encoded by the coding sequence ATGCCCAAGCTCAAGACCTTGCTTATCCATCCTGATCCAGAGGTTCGCACCGCGTTGCGCGACGTGCTGGAGGATGTGCGCTTCATTCAGGTGCTCGGCGAGGCGGTTTCGGCCTTTGAGGCCATGGAGATGCTGGAGGCGATTCCCTACGGCGTGTTCTTCGTGGGCGTGGACCTGCCGGGCGGGGCCTCGGGCATCGAAATGGCCCAGATGCTGGCCGGGCGCAAACACCGGCCAGCCCTGGTCTTCATCTCCGACACCGAGGCCCATGCCTATGCGGCCTTTGAACTGGGAGCCACGGACTATCTGCTGTGGCCACCGGCCACAGGACGCATGGCCCGCACCGTGGACCGGCTCCAGAATTTCAAGACGCGCTTTCGCGAGGTGCCCGCCCCTGCCAGCTTTGCCGCCGACCCGGACGACCCGGACGACGAGCGCGAGCACACGGTGCAACTCCCTTTGCCCGAGGAGGAGCAGGACACCTTTCTGGCCGCGCTGAAATCCGCCTGGGACCAGACCGGCGGACGCAGGCTCGAGATTGAGAAGCTGGCGGTATCCCAGGACGGCCGCACCATCCTCATCCCCTACGATCAAATCATCTTTGTGGAGGCTTTTGAGGACTATTCCTATGTGCACACGGCCAACCAGAAATTTTTATCGTCCCACAGGCTCAAGAATCTGGAGGACAGGCTGGAGCCGCATCGGTTCTTCCGGGTCCACCGCAAGTATCTCGTCAACCTGGACATGGTCACGGAGATAGCCAGCATGCCCGGCTCCAACTTCATGCTGCGCACCGCGGGCCGTACCCGCATCGAGCTGCCCATCAGCCGCCGCCGCATTGCGGAACTGAAGAAGGTCATCGGGCTGTGA
- a CDS encoding heavy-metal-associated domain-containing protein produces the protein MPVVKVKGMSCQHCAKSVTQALEALGAANVRVDLLSGNVTYDEPNGNGPIDKSSIAEAIVRIGFEVVG, from the coding sequence ATGCCTGTCGTCAAAGTGAAGGGAATGAGCTGCCAGCATTGCGCCAAGTCCGTAACTCAGGCCCTTGAGGCGTTGGGCGCCGCCAACGTGCGGGTTGACCTGCTCTCTGGCAATGTGACCTATGACGAGCCCAACGGGAACGGCCCCATCGACAAATCGTCCATTGCCGAGGCCATTGTCCGCATCGGCTTTGAAGTGGTCGGCTGA
- the cysC gene encoding adenylyl-sulfate kinase has protein sequence MEEKKNIRRFNGAVDRGMWERLGGHRALAVWFTGLSGSGKSTIAHEVEKRLFDRGMRVKVFDGDNVRHGLCGDLSFSPEARAENTRRIAEMVKLFLENGIICLCAFISPLRADRERVRGIIGPNDFHEAFVSCPVQECERRDTKGYYRLAREGKIKNYTGISAPYEPPVSPGLLLETEKASIDECVERVMAYVLKTSAL, from the coding sequence GTGGAAGAAAAGAAGAATATCCGCCGTTTCAACGGAGCGGTGGACCGCGGGATGTGGGAGCGTCTGGGCGGCCACAGGGCTCTTGCCGTGTGGTTCACCGGATTGTCCGGCTCGGGCAAGTCCACCATTGCCCACGAGGTGGAGAAGCGCCTGTTTGATCGGGGGATGCGTGTCAAGGTCTTTGACGGCGACAACGTCCGTCACGGCCTGTGCGGCGACCTGAGCTTCTCGCCCGAGGCGCGGGCCGAAAACACCCGGCGCATCGCGGAGATGGTCAAGCTCTTTCTGGAAAACGGCATCATCTGCCTGTGCGCCTTCATCTCGCCCCTTCGCGCCGATCGCGAGCGGGTGCGCGGGATCATCGGGCCGAACGATTTTCACGAGGCCTTTGTCTCCTGCCCTGTCCAAGAGTGCGAACGGCGCGATACCAAGGGCTACTACCGCCTTGCCCGGGAAGGGAAAATCAAGAACTACACCGGCATTTCCGCCCCCTACGAACCGCCTGTCTCCCCCGGCCTGCTGCTGGAGACCGAAAAGGCGAGCATTGACGAGTGTGTGGAAAGGGTCATGGCGTATGTCCTGAAGACCTCGGCCCTCTAG